Proteins found in one Mycoplasmopsis citelli genomic segment:
- a CDS encoding AlbA family DNA-binding domain-containing protein: MEFKSTYNQIGKDVYDTVCAFNNRIGGHLILLGVNDNKEIIGINSKVLIKILKILLNLLII; this comes from the coding sequence ATGGAATTTAAAAGTACTTACAATCAAATTGGTAAAGATGTTTATGATACGGTGTGTGCTTTTAATAATCGCATCGGCGGACATCTTATTTTATTAGGAGTTAATGATAATAAAGAAATCATTGGTATAAATTCCAAAGTGTTGATAAAAATCTTAAAGATTTTACTAAATCTATTAATAATTTAG
- a CDS encoding coiled-coil domain-containing protein produces the protein MNKRKLTLTLSTALPITFVLGVALGAIPTGVVLQKQNNALKAQNNSLLVQIKQLREQNKLDQDNQKSLNAQNQRLQIMIKDLQETNLSNKDFSASLDALANELNSGKNTEEIIKNVGYKQLKTPLLSFKNSLKEKINMLSDSLNDQLQNNNVLKQDTKNIIKDSINKGKDLLKSINENTFSDIESTKESLEKIIKSQNIFLIQITNALELMSSQLNKNLEQVKENTQNIKTRNKQIRSLIEQGNSTLNFYLEKIVELKNALINFKNSNFDNLQNLPSIKSIKDSIAQVSSFFDTKQVIISELLKTSQNKLASINLENDFESPLSTYNLENVNQIFEQILSKYEQIRNNIIKLYNDENTKQSNELFTQNQLVKNLQSQKQQTDEQIATLSQSKSELEANIAAIKNDLMTNLGTMLDNQISSLSGIEDTIRSSSVNEAESLANRLKTRINALMDLKNKYTAENYTQTFAPTVQQALSSAQEVIEEYKKNILDPLKAEYQKTLANLNSTKEQLSSTQFQLNVKHQELATVQSNLTSIQNELSQSKNFLETTKASLKSAQSELKQINSEVSNNKNQVKSAYDAIKSVLDNLKTKARTFLAEVDQNLDVSLLNNALREEVPAFNSKNSLGQMQLSVKKVIDLSEKLNNAFVLAVEQNYVLKAQNQQQNINSLQKSKDQLENNIKTLNQTKYLFTNNLSTDVASVSREYQLRKTAAIKIKDSAQAKGLNVANMNTLLSLNELSNPGSNFEKQIDFVKKYSQRIADLTNESVKLQNLIIDKSKTELNFSSENLKQKNRKIEQLKQQIKNDVSKDLIKSLEKQKNQYLKQYQEEAQKLKDLTTKYTKFKNIILNSNIYKNARKKVSDSEGEHFGSNTPATGYTDFVNDKEEYGKYFNQFNSGEVPQRVFVINKINVLPVNKYGFEFKFKIYYIDDKEQDEFEKVKEKEITISADDFKFKKERVFKLSNRVNQVEGGSQVSEELVVIKRIDNGKFEFTNVLGTSFRSHSQGLETFDPYSSKAFYNIPVYAQNPMINVQEVK, from the coding sequence ATGAATAAAAGAAAATTAACATTAACTTTATCTACAGCACTTCCTATAACTTTTGTATTAGGGGTTGCTCTTGGAGCTATTCCAACTGGAGTTGTACTTCAAAAACAAAATAACGCCTTAAAAGCACAAAATAATTCGTTACTTGTGCAAATTAAGCAACTTCGTGAGCAAAATAAATTAGATCAAGATAATCAAAAATCTTTAAATGCTCAAAATCAAAGATTGCAAATTATGATTAAAGATTTGCAAGAAACTAACTTATCTAATAAGGATTTTTCAGCTTCTTTGGATGCTCTTGCAAATGAATTAAACAGCGGAAAAAATACTGAAGAAATTATTAAAAATGTTGGATATAAGCAACTTAAAACACCACTATTGAGTTTTAAAAATTCATTAAAAGAAAAAATCAATATGCTCAGCGATTCGCTTAATGATCAATTGCAAAACAATAATGTTTTAAAACAAGATACTAAAAACATTATCAAAGATTCAATCAACAAAGGAAAAGATCTACTAAAATCAATAAATGAAAACACTTTTAGCGATATTGAAAGCACTAAAGAATCTCTGGAAAAAATTATTAAATCACAAAATATTTTCCTTATACAAATTACTAATGCTTTAGAATTAATGAGTTCTCAATTAAATAAAAATTTAGAGCAAGTCAAAGAAAATACTCAAAACATCAAAACTCGTAACAAACAAATTCGTTCATTAATTGAGCAAGGAAATTCAACTCTTAATTTCTATTTAGAAAAAATCGTTGAACTTAAAAATGCTCTAATTAACTTTAAAAATTCAAATTTTGATAACTTACAAAATCTCCCGAGTATTAAATCAATTAAAGATTCAATAGCCCAAGTTTCTAGTTTCTTTGATACTAAACAAGTAATTATTTCTGAGCTACTAAAAACTTCACAAAATAAACTTGCTTCAATAAATTTAGAAAATGATTTTGAGTCTCCTTTATCGACATACAATCTTGAAAATGTTAATCAAATCTTTGAGCAAATTTTGTCTAAATACGAACAAATTAGAAATAATATTATTAAGCTTTATAATGATGAAAACACTAAACAATCAAATGAATTATTTACTCAAAATCAGTTAGTAAAAAACCTTCAATCTCAAAAACAACAAACCGATGAGCAAATTGCTACTTTATCACAAAGTAAAAGTGAGCTTGAAGCTAATATTGCCGCAATTAAAAATGATTTAATGACTAATTTAGGAACAATGTTAGATAACCAAATTAGCTCACTAAGTGGAATTGAAGACACCATTAGAAGCTCTAGTGTAAATGAAGCAGAAAGTTTAGCAAATCGCTTAAAAACTCGAATTAATGCTCTGATGGATTTAAAAAATAAATACACTGCTGAAAACTACACGCAAACTTTTGCTCCAACAGTACAACAAGCACTTTCTTCGGCTCAAGAAGTAATCGAAGAGTACAAAAAGAATATTTTAGACCCGCTTAAAGCCGAATATCAAAAAACTTTAGCTAATTTAAATTCTACTAAAGAGCAACTTTCTTCAACTCAATTTCAACTTAATGTAAAGCATCAAGAACTTGCTACTGTTCAAAGTAATTTAACAAGCATTCAAAACGAATTATCGCAAAGTAAAAATTTTTTAGAAACTACTAAAGCAAGCTTAAAAAGTGCTCAATCTGAACTTAAACAAATTAATTCTGAAGTTTCTAATAATAAAAATCAAGTTAAAAGTGCTTATGATGCTATTAAATCAGTTTTAGATAACCTTAAAACAAAAGCACGAACTTTCTTAGCTGAAGTAGATCAAAATCTTGATGTTTCACTTCTTAATAATGCTCTTAGAGAAGAAGTACCAGCTTTTAACTCCAAAAATTCACTTGGACAAATGCAACTAAGTGTTAAAAAAGTAATTGATCTTTCAGAAAAATTAAATAATGCTTTTGTTTTAGCTGTTGAGCAAAATTATGTCTTAAAAGCACAAAATCAGCAACAAAACATCAATTCATTACAAAAATCTAAAGATCAATTAGAAAATAATATCAAAACACTAAACCAAACAAAATACTTATTTACTAATAATTTAAGTACTGATGTTGCTTCTGTAAGCAGAGAATATCAATTAAGAAAAACTGCCGCAATTAAAATTAAAGATAGTGCTCAAGCTAAAGGCTTAAATGTAGCAAATATGAATACTTTATTATCTTTAAATGAACTATCAAATCCTGGGAGTAATTTTGAAAAACAAATTGATTTTGTTAAAAAATATAGTCAAAGAATAGCTGATTTAACCAATGAAAGTGTTAAGTTACAAAATTTAATTATTGATAAGAGCAAAACTGAACTTAATTTTTCAAGTGAAAACTTAAAGCAAAAAAATAGAAAAATTGAGCAATTAAAACAACAAATTAAAAATGATGTTTCAAAAGATTTAATTAAATCCTTAGAAAAGCAAAAAAATCAATATTTAAAACAATATCAAGAAGAAGCTCAAAAACTAAAAGATTTAACAACTAAATATACTAAATTTAAAAATATAATTTTAAATTCTAATATCTATAAAAACGCTAGAAAAAAAGTTAGTGACTCTGAAGGTGAACATTTTGGTTCAAATACTCCAGCAACAGGATACACGGATTTTGTAAATGACAAAGAAGAATACGGAAAATACTTTAACCAATTTAATTCAGGTGAAGTACCTCAACGAGTTTTTGTTATTAATAAAATTAATGTTTTACCAGTTAATAAATATGGCTTTGAATTTAAATTTAAAATTTATTATATCGACGATAAAGAACAAGATGAATTTGAAAAAGTCAAAGAAAAAGAAATTACAATTTCTGCAGATGATTTTAAATTCAAAAAAGAGCGTGTGTTTAAATTGTCTAATCGAGTTAACCAAGTTGAAGGTGGTTCACAAGTTTCTGAGGAACTTGTTGTTATAAAGCGTATTGATAACGGAAAATTTGAATTCACCAATGTTTTAGGAACTTCATTTAGATCGCATTCTCAGGGATTAGAGACTTTTGATCCATATTCTTCAAAAGCCTTCTATAATATACCTGTGTATGCACAAAATCCAATGATTAATGTTCAAGAAGTTAAATAA